A stretch of the Vibrio sp. SS-MA-C1-2 genome encodes the following:
- a CDS encoding acyl-CoA thioesterase, translated as MSSEQREITLKFLAEPTDVNFGGKVHGGVVMKWIDLAAYACAAGWSGKYCVTVYAGGIRFVAPVQVGQLVEVKAQIIHTGSSSMHVGLTVKASDPTSVNNKTLTTHCIVIMVAVDENGKPTKVPQWIPESARDIKLHQSALRLMEMRKQIGEEMEAHVLEDE; from the coding sequence ATGTCATCAGAGCAAAGAGAAATCACCCTTAAATTTTTAGCAGAACCGACAGATGTTAATTTTGGTGGCAAAGTTCATGGTGGTGTTGTCATGAAGTGGATCGATTTAGCCGCCTACGCTTGTGCAGCCGGTTGGAGTGGTAAATATTGTGTTACGGTTTATGCTGGAGGAATTCGCTTTGTTGCCCCCGTTCAAGTTGGCCAATTAGTCGAAGTAAAAGCTCAAATCATACACACCGGCTCCTCTTCTATGCATGTGGGATTGACGGTTAAAGCCAGTGATCCAACGTCAGTTAATAATAAAACTTTAACGACGCACTGTATTGTCATCATGGTGGCTGTTGATGAAAATGGTAAGCCAACCAAAGTCCCTCAGTGGATTCCAGAGTCTGCCAGAGATATTAAACTTCATCAGTCAGCACTTCGTTTAATGGAGATGAGAAAACAGATTGGTGAAGAGATGGAAGCCCATGTGTTAGAAGATGAGTAA
- a CDS encoding cache domain-containing protein — MRAFLDVHFKLVVAVWFILFSVLSLLCLINFIKFDNLMSQVISSKLDVVVTSLNSSIKRVERLGMSLDSSQNLLTSMESALNRNPNIKSIIVTDSQGKIVLSSASLSNLNNADTNSVSIDSKVIKKSVTTQDETWLVTQGEQIIIGKTLFNNFSEKSGSIIIDYDKSSLFSLFSLVKYHLIQMTLAIFLAISLLAFLVIRISFNDITQVIRFIQTYTINRKNHHKMELNNSQSSYIAEKITHSEQMRIKAKTELKNIKHQISQTSK, encoded by the coding sequence TTGAGAGCTTTTTTAGATGTTCATTTTAAGCTAGTCGTAGCGGTTTGGTTTATCCTATTTTCAGTATTAAGCCTGCTCTGTTTAATTAATTTTATTAAGTTTGATAACTTAATGTCTCAGGTTATTTCATCAAAACTAGATGTCGTGGTGACCTCTTTAAATAGTTCAATTAAGCGTGTTGAGCGCTTAGGAATGTCATTAGATTCTTCACAAAATTTATTAACATCTATGGAGTCAGCACTGAATCGAAACCCTAATATTAAATCGATTATTGTGACAGACAGTCAAGGAAAAATTGTTCTATCAAGCGCTAGCCTTTCAAATCTTAATAATGCAGATACGAACTCCGTCAGCATAGACAGTAAAGTGATAAAAAAGTCCGTCACTACACAAGATGAAACTTGGCTTGTTACTCAGGGCGAACAGATCATTATAGGAAAAACATTATTTAATAATTTTTCTGAAAAAAGTGGCTCAATCATTATTGATTATGATAAATCGTCGCTCTTTTCGCTCTTTTCTTTAGTTAAATATCACTTGATACAGATGACATTAGCGATCTTTTTAGCCATTTCTCTTTTAGCTTTTTTAGTTATTCGTATTTCATTTAATGACATTACTCAAGTTATTCGCTTTATCCAAACGTATACGATTAACCGAAAAAATCATCATAAAATGGAGTTGAATAATAGCCAATCAAGCTATATCGCTGAAAAAATAACCCACAGTGAACAGATGAGAATAAAAGCAAAAACTGAATTAAAAAATATAAAACATCAAATCAGTCAAACATCAAAATAG